A genomic stretch from Falco cherrug isolate bFalChe1 chromosome 1, bFalChe1.pri, whole genome shotgun sequence includes:
- the OTOP3 gene encoding proton channel OTOP3: MSDKRVSRQKPCHHCKSRSASTPPDTSTIHYEKFWLYRHCSSVQQRDRQAQKAGQLFSGLLAMNVVFLGSAFISSMIFNHVAITLADVWILLSILKVLCLCWIIYYLLGTSRQPHAVLYRDSHAGPIWIRGSVLLFGSFSILLNVFQIGYSAILIQCKSGVEIVFPTIEILFICTQAFFLWHHSKDCIQVQHNFTRCGLMLTIATNLLLWLLAVTNDTIHMEIESQLREVEQRFAGNETASCTCPNTTICKIFQKGYILLYPFNTEFCLVCCSVLYVMWKNVGRRISHHHVPHSKPKFKLQGVVFGPLLGAAAVIIGICVFMMYQIQATGSAPNRQVFVMYYSYYIALLPLMSVGAVIGTIIHALEKRELDTLKNPTRSLDVILLMGAALGQIGMSYFSIVALVATDPRDLLNSLILSYSVLLIFQNITQNVFIIDGLHRQPSGAAAEARHPEHAGQHAVPSEPPREEDTMTSSQRRHTEVSPSKEEEMKEEQNHEAYNQRRVSMLELGQEIRKASLSYIHSYSHLSWKRRALREISFFLVLCNIILWVMPTFGAHPVFENGLEKSFYGYSTWFAIVNFGLPLGVFYRMHSVGGLLEVYITA, from the exons ATGTCGGACAAGAGAGTCTCAAGGCAAAAACCCTGCCATCACTGCAAGAGCAGGTCAGCGTCAACCCCACCAGACACCTCCACAATCCACTACGAGAAGTTCTGGCTGTACCGTCACTGCTCGTCAGTGCAGCAGAGGGACAGGCAAGCTCAGAAAGCTGGGCAGCtcttctcagggctgctggCCATGAACGTGGTGTTTCTGGGCAGCGCCTTCATCAGCAGTATGATTTTCAACCACGTGGCCATCACGCTGGCGGACGTCTGGATCCTGCTCTCCATCCTCAAGGTCTTGTGCCTGTGCTGGATTATCTACTACCTGCTGGGCACCAGTCGGCAGCCGCACGCGGTGCTGTACCGGGATTCCCATGCTGGGCCGATTTGGATTAGGG ggtcagtgctgctgtttggcaGTTTCAGCATCCTCCTGAACGTGTTTCAGATTGGCTACAGCGCAATTCTCATCCAGTGCAAATCCGGAGTGGAAATAGTGTTCCCCACCATTGAAATCCTTTTTATCTGCACCCAG GCCTTTTTTCTGTGGCATCACTCTAAGGACTGCATCCAAGTCCAGCACAACTTCACCAG gtgtgGGCTGATGCTGACCATAGCCACTAACCTCCTTCTCTGGCTCTTGGCCGTGACCAACGACACCATTCACATGGAGATAGAGTCTCAGCTGCGGGAGGTGGAGCAGCGATTTGCAG GCAACGAGACTGCCTCATGCACATGCCCAAACACAACCATCTGCAAAATCTTCCAGAAGGGCTACATCCTGCTCTACCCCTTCAACACCGAGTTCTGCCTCgtctgctgctctgtgctgtacGTCATGTGGAAGAACGTGGGGAGACGCATCAGCCACCACCACGTCCCTCACAGCAAGCCCAAGTTCAAGCTCCAGGGGGTGGTTTTCGGGCCATTGCTGGGCGCCGCTGCTGTAATCATCGGGATCTGCGTCTTCATGATGTACCAGATCCAGGCCACCGGCTCAGCCCCCAACCGCCAGGTCTTCGTGATGTATTATTCTTACTACATTGCGCTCCTGCCTCTGATGAGTGTGGGCGCAGTGATTGGGACAATCATCCACGCCTTGGAAAAAAGGGAGCTGGACACGCTGAAGAACCCAACCCGCAGCCTGGACGTGATTCTGTTGATGGGGGCAGCCCTTGGCCAAATTGGCATGTCCTACTTCTCCATTGTTGCCCTTGTGGCCACTGACCCCAGGGACCTGTTGAACAGCCTCATCCTGTCCTATTCTGTCCTCCTCATCTTTCAGAACATCACCCAAAATGTCTTCATCATCGATGGGCTTCACCGGCAGCCCtctggggcagcagctgaggccagACACCCAGAGCATGCTGGGCAGCACGCAGTGCCTTCAGAGCCACCTCGTGAAGAGGACACCATGACAAGCAGCCAACGGAGGCACACAGAGGTGTCTCccagcaaagaggaagaaatgaaagaagagcAGAATCATGAAGCCTACAACCAGAGACGAGTGAGCATGCTGGAGCTGGGACAGGAGATCCGGAAAGCTTCGCTGTCCTATATCCATAGCTACTCCCACCTGAGCTGGAAGAGAAGAGCATTAAGGGAGATCTCGTTCTTCTTAGTTTTGTGCAACATCATA CTGTGGGTCATGCCCACATTTGGGGCTCACCCCGTCTTCGAGAATGGACTGGAAAAGTCATTTTACGGCTACTCCACCTGGTTCGCCATCGTGAACTTTGGCCTCCCACTGGGTGTGTTCTACCGAATGCACTCCGTCGGGGGACTCCTGGAGGTCTACATCACAGCCTGA
- the OTOP2 gene encoding proton channel OTOP2 yields MTEEPLRKDSEIRRPNSSMGCGHKDDKASLASSHTASFSHQPHQPHSTPVSKEVWKKGGRMFSILLAVHLALLACTLVSSGAFEKIAVHDYDVFFLLTVMMLIVIIWIIFYLVGTSRCPDAILCKDSHAGPIWLRGGLILFAIFSLVMDVFKIGYYSSFYSCLSAIKIIYPIVQAIFVAVQTYFLWISAKDCVHVHLNVTRCGLMLTLTTNLAVWMSAVTDESVHKAHSKLKKNVTEEIFRWLLKAGMRSSSAEECNCNSQICQIFKNGYFWLYPFNIEYSLFASAMVYVMWKNVGRFIDHQSHHVHRLKFRLFRRTFFVGIVLGLIILVSGLGVLILYEVQVNSSTESSKKSQALSMYYIFNIVCLGLMSLVCIGGSVIYRFDKRDMDRHKNPTRTLDVALLMGAALGQYAISYYSIVAIVASTPRDAISALNLTYALLMIAQHTFQNIFIIEGLHRQPPKEDHKHDSHQKDLYGLTFVNINAVSLRVPDSGSTLAPGTASGAEPIHPSELVRSLTTPKKMNWRRKFLREISMFLLLSNIILWIMPAFGARPQFDNDTELNFYGDSMWPAIVDICLPFGIFYRMHAVASLLEVYIMS; encoded by the exons ATGACTGAAGAGCCTCTGCGGAAGGACAGTGAGATCAGACGCCCCAACTCCAGCATGGGCTGCGGACACAAGGATGACAAAGCCAGCCTGGCTTCGAGCCACACAGCATCTTTCAGCCACCAGCCTCACCAGCCCCACTCCACTCCTGTCTCCAAGGAAGTGTGGAAAAAGGGCGGCCGCATGTTCTCCATCCTGCTGGCTGTGCACTTGGCCCTGCTGGCCTGCACGCTGGTGAGCAGCGGGGCTTTTGAGAAGATCGCCGTGCACGATTACGACGTCTTCTTCCTGCTGACTGTCATGATGCTGATAGTCATCATATGGATCATCTTCTACCTCGTTGGCACCTCCCGGTGCCCAGATGCCATCCTCTGCAAAGACTCCCACGCTGGGCCCATCTGGCTGAGAG GAGGCCTGATCCTGTTCGCCATTTTCAGCCTTGTCATGGATGTGTTCAAGATAGGATATTACTCGAGCTTCTACAGCTGCCTGTCTGCCATCAAAATCATCTACCCCATTGTGCAAGCCATATTCGTGGCCGTCCAG ACGTACTTCCTGTGGATCTCTGCCAAAGACTGTGTCCACGTCCACCTGAACGTTACCAG GTGTGGCTTGATGCTAACGCTGACTACAAACTTAGCGGTGTGGATGTCAGCGGTGACGGACGAGTCCGTTCACAAAGCCCATTCCAAGCTGAAGAAGAATGTGACAGAGGAAATCTTCAGGTGGCTCCTGAAAG CGGGAATGAGAAGTAGCTCAGCCGAAGAATGCAACTGCAACAGCCAAATCTGCCAGATCTTTAAGAACGGCTACTTCTGGCTGTACCCCTTCAACATCGAGTACAGCCTCTTCGCCTCTGCCATGGTCTACGTCATGTGGAAGAACGTCGGACGCTTCATAGATCACCAGTCCCACCACGTTCACCGCTTGAAGTTCAGGCTTTTCCGAAGGACCTTCTTCGTAGGCATCGTGTTGGGCCTCATCATTCTGGTGAGTGGTTTGGGAGTCCTTATTCTTTATGAGGTGCAGGTAAATTCCAGCACTGAATCTAGCAAGAAGAGCCAAGCACTCAGCATGTACTACATCTTCAACATTGTTTGTCTGGGCCTGATGTCTCTTGTCTGCATTGGTGGCTCTGTCATCTACCGGTTTgacaagagagacatggatcGGCACAAGAACCCAACCAGGACCCTGGACGTGGCCCTGCTGATGGGTGCAGCCTTGGGGCAATATGCCATTTCTTACTACTCCATTGTGGCCATCGTAGCCAGCACACCAAGGGATGCTATCAGCGCGCTCAACCTCACCTACGCCCTCCTCATGATTGCTCAGCACACCTTCCAGAACATCTTCATTATCGAAGGTCTTCATAGGCAACCCCCCAAGGAAGACCACAAGCACGATTCTCACCAGAAGGATCTCTACGGACTCACTTTTGTCAACATCAACGCAGTATCCCTCCGTGTGCCCGACAGTGGCAGCACCCTGGCCCCTGGCACTGCCTCTGGCGCTGAACCCATCCATCCTTCCGAGCTCGTGCGGTCCCTCACCACCCCCAAGAAGATGAACTGGAGGAGGAAGTTCTTAAGGGAGATCTCCATGTTCCTCCTGCTGAGCAATATCATA CTCTGGATCATGCCAGCGTTTGGTGCCCGGCCACAGTTTGACAATGACACAGAACTGAACTTCTATGGCGATTCCATGTGGCCGGCCATCGTGGACATTTGCCTGCCCTTTGGGATCTTCTACCGAATGCATGCAGTGGCTAGTTTGCTGGAGGTCTACATCATGTCCTAA
- the HID1 gene encoding protein HID1 isoform X3, whose translation MTALLPVEATDDAFWDQFWADTATSVQDVFALVPAAEIRAVREESPSNLATLCYKAVEKLVQGAESGCHTEKERQIVLNCCRLLTRILPYIFEDPDWRGFFWSTVPGAGRGGGDEEDENARPLAESLLLAVADLLFCPDFTVQSHRRSTVDTAEDIHSIDSCEYIWEAGVGFAHSPQPNYIHDLNRTELLKLLLTCFSEAMYLPPSSESSNANPWVQFFCSAENRHALPLFTSLLNVVCAYDPVGYGIPYNHLLFSDYREPLVEEAAQVLIVTLDYDSSTSSSPTVDGTTTGTAMDDVDPPGPDNLFVNYLSRIHREEDFQFILKGVARLLSNPLVQTYLPNSAKKIQFHQELLVLFWKLCDFNKKFLFFVLKSSDVLDILVPILYFLNDARADQSRVGLMHIGVFILLLLSGERNFGVRLNKPYSVRVPMDIPVFTGTHADLLIIVFHKIITSGHQRLQPLFDCLLTIVVNVSPYLKSLSMVAANKLLHLLEAFSTTWFLFSAVQNHHLVFFLLEVFNNIIQYQFDGNSNLVYAVIRKRNVFHQLANLPTDSQSIQKGLQRKKKTPEPISRTNSQDGVSMEGSRPAAPAEPGTLKTSLVATPGIDKLTEKSQVSEDGTMRSLEPEPSQLPLEGTPPSAVSDGEPWSGKLDEDTALKQNRLNDKEASHPRRDRRRLSSASSSGQWAPTPDWVMSWKSKLPLQTIMRLLQVLVPQVEKICIDKGLTDESEILKFLQHGTLVGLLPVPHPILIRKYQANSGTAMWFRTYMWGVIYLRNVDPPIWYDTDVKLFEIQRV comes from the exons gcTGTGGAGAAGCTggtgcagggagcagagagtGGCTGCCACACAGAGAAGGAGAGGCAAATCGTCTTGAATTGCTGCCGGCTCCTTACCCGTATCCTGCCTTACATCTTCGAGGACCCAGACTGGAGAGGTTTCTTCTGGTCAactgtccctggggctggccGAGGAGGG GGAGATGAAGAGGATGAAAATGCCCGGCCATTGGCCGAGTCGTTGCTCCTTGCTGTCGCAGATCTGCTGTTCTGTCCAGATTTCACTGTGCAGAGCCACCGGAGGAGCACGGTG GACACAGCAGAAGATATCCACTCCATTGACAGCTGTGAGTACATCTGGGAGGCAGGAGTGGGCTTTGCTCATTCTCCACAGCCTAACTACATCCACGACTTGAATAG gACAGAGCTGCTTAAGCTGCTGCTGACCTGTTTCTCTGAGGCCATGTATCTGCCTCCCTCCTCAGAGAGCAGCAACGCCAACCCCTGGGTTCAGTTCTTCTGTTCTGCGGAGAACAG ACATGCACTTCCACTCTTCACCTCGCTCCTGAACGTCGTCTGTGCCTACGACCCGGTGGGTTATGGGATTCCTTACAAtcatctgcttttctctgacTACCGTGAGCCGCTGGTGGAGGAGGCAGCCCAGGTGCTGATTGTCACTTTGGACTATGACAGCTCCACCAGCTCAAGTCCCACTGTGGATGGCACAACCACTGGCACAGCCATGGATGATGTGGAT CCTCCTGGACCAGACAATCTGTTTGTGAATTACCTCTCAAGAATACACCGAGAGGAG GATTTCCAGTTCATCCTGAAAGGAGTGGCTCGCTTGTTATCAAACCCGCTGGTCCAGACCTACCTGCCAAACTCTGCCAAGAAGATCCAGTTCCATCAGGAACTCCTTGTCCTCTTCTGGAAACTCTGTGACTTCAACAAG AAATTCCTCTTCTTTGTGCTGAAGAGCAGTGATGTTCTGGACATCCTTGTCCCAATCTTGTATTTTCTCAATGATGCCAGAGCAGACCAGT cgCGAGTGGGCTTGATGCACATTGGGGTCTTTATCCTCCTGCTTCTCAGTGGGGAGCGTAACTTTGGGGTTCGACTCAACAAGCCGTATTCTGTACGAGTGCCTATGGACATCCCTGTCTTCACGGGGACACATGCAGATCTACTCATCATA GTCTTTCACAAGATCATAACTAGCGGGCACCAGCGGCTGCAGCCTCTCTTTGACTGCCTGCTCACCATCGTTGTGAACG TGTCTCCGTACCTGAAATCTCTCTCCATGGTGGCTGCTAACAAGCTACTGCATCTCCTGGAGGCTTTTTCCACCACCTGGTTCCTGTTCTCCGCTGTCCAGAATCaccatcttgttttcttcttgctggAAGTTTTCAACAACATAATTCAGTACCAGTTTGATG GGAACTCAAACTTGGTCTACGCTGTTATCCGCAAGCGGAATGTATTTCACCAGCTCGCCAACTTACCCACAGACTCGCAGTCCATCCAGAAAGGTCTGCAGCGCAAGAAGAAAACTCCTGAGCCTATTTCTCGCACTAACTCCCAGGATGGGGTCTCCATGGAAGGGTCACgtcctgctgcccctgctgaACCAGGGACACTAAAGACAAGTTTGGTGGCTACACCAG GCATTGACAAGCTCACGGAGAAGTCACAGGTGTCGGAGGATGGGACCATGCGTTCACTGGAGCCTGAGCCTTCACAGCTTCCACTAGAGGGTACCCCACCCTCAGCTGTCAGTGATGGGGAGCCCTGGAGTGGG aagcttGATGAGGACACGGCACTGAAGCAGAACAGGCTGAACGATAAG GAGGCATCACATCCCCGACGGGATCGAAGGCGTCTCTCTAGTGCATCCTCCAGTGGACAGTGGGCCCCAACTCCTGACTGG GTGATGTCTTGGAAGTCGAAGCTTCCTCTGCAGACAATCATGCGGCTCTTACAGGTGCTGGTCCCTCAGGTGGAGAAGATCTGCATTGACAA GGGTCTCACTGATGAATCGGAGATCCTCAAGTTCTTGCAGCATGGCACACTGGTGGGGCTGCTACCTGTACCTCACCCCATCCTCATTCGCAAGTACCAGGCTAACTCGGGCACTGCCATGTGGTTCCGGACCTACATGTGGGGAGTTATTTACTTGAG GAATGTGGATCCTCCTATCTGGTATGACACAGATGTGAAGCTGTTTGAAATTCAACGGGTCTAA
- the HID1 gene encoding protein HID1 isoform X2, protein MGSADSKLNFRKAVIQLTTKTQPVEATDDAFWDQFWADTATSVQDVFALVPAAEIRAVREESPSNLATLCYKAVEKLVQGAESGCHTEKERQIVLNCCRLLTRILPYIFEDPDWRGFFWSTVPGAGRGGGDEEDENARPLAESLLLAVADLLFCPDFTVQSHRRSTVDTAEDIHSIDSCEYIWEAGVGFAHSPQPNYIHDLNRTELLKLLLTCFSEAMYLPPSSESSNANPWVQFFCSAENRHALPLFTSLLNVVCAYDPVGYGIPYNHLLFSDYREPLVEEAAQVLIVTLDYDSSTSSSPTVDGTTTGTAMDDVDPPGPDNLFVNYLSRIHREEDFQFILKGVARLLSNPLVQTYLPNSAKKIQFHQELLVLFWKLCDFNKKFLFFVLKSSDVLDILVPILYFLNDARADQSRVGLMHIGVFILLLLSGERNFGVRLNKPYSVRVPMDIPVFTGTHADLLIIVFHKIITSGHQRLQPLFDCLLTIVVNVSPYLKSLSMVAANKLLHLLEAFSTTWFLFSAVQNHHLVFFLLEVFNNIIQYQFDGNSNLVYAVIRKRNVFHQLANLPTDSQSIQKGLQRKKKTPEPISRTNSQDGVSMEGSRPAAPAEPGTLKTSLVATPGIDKLTEKSQVSEDGTMRSLEPEPSQLPLEGTPPSAVSDGEPWSGEASHPRRDRRRLSSASSSGQWAPTPDWVMSWKSKLPLQTIMRLLQVLVPQVEKICIDKGLTDESEILKFLQHGTLVGLLPVPHPILIRKYQANSGTAMWFRTYMWGVIYLRNVDPPIWYDTDVKLFEIQRV, encoded by the exons gcTGTGGAGAAGCTggtgcagggagcagagagtGGCTGCCACACAGAGAAGGAGAGGCAAATCGTCTTGAATTGCTGCCGGCTCCTTACCCGTATCCTGCCTTACATCTTCGAGGACCCAGACTGGAGAGGTTTCTTCTGGTCAactgtccctggggctggccGAGGAGGG GGAGATGAAGAGGATGAAAATGCCCGGCCATTGGCCGAGTCGTTGCTCCTTGCTGTCGCAGATCTGCTGTTCTGTCCAGATTTCACTGTGCAGAGCCACCGGAGGAGCACGGTG GACACAGCAGAAGATATCCACTCCATTGACAGCTGTGAGTACATCTGGGAGGCAGGAGTGGGCTTTGCTCATTCTCCACAGCCTAACTACATCCACGACTTGAATAG gACAGAGCTGCTTAAGCTGCTGCTGACCTGTTTCTCTGAGGCCATGTATCTGCCTCCCTCCTCAGAGAGCAGCAACGCCAACCCCTGGGTTCAGTTCTTCTGTTCTGCGGAGAACAG ACATGCACTTCCACTCTTCACCTCGCTCCTGAACGTCGTCTGTGCCTACGACCCGGTGGGTTATGGGATTCCTTACAAtcatctgcttttctctgacTACCGTGAGCCGCTGGTGGAGGAGGCAGCCCAGGTGCTGATTGTCACTTTGGACTATGACAGCTCCACCAGCTCAAGTCCCACTGTGGATGGCACAACCACTGGCACAGCCATGGATGATGTGGAT CCTCCTGGACCAGACAATCTGTTTGTGAATTACCTCTCAAGAATACACCGAGAGGAG GATTTCCAGTTCATCCTGAAAGGAGTGGCTCGCTTGTTATCAAACCCGCTGGTCCAGACCTACCTGCCAAACTCTGCCAAGAAGATCCAGTTCCATCAGGAACTCCTTGTCCTCTTCTGGAAACTCTGTGACTTCAACAAG AAATTCCTCTTCTTTGTGCTGAAGAGCAGTGATGTTCTGGACATCCTTGTCCCAATCTTGTATTTTCTCAATGATGCCAGAGCAGACCAGT cgCGAGTGGGCTTGATGCACATTGGGGTCTTTATCCTCCTGCTTCTCAGTGGGGAGCGTAACTTTGGGGTTCGACTCAACAAGCCGTATTCTGTACGAGTGCCTATGGACATCCCTGTCTTCACGGGGACACATGCAGATCTACTCATCATA GTCTTTCACAAGATCATAACTAGCGGGCACCAGCGGCTGCAGCCTCTCTTTGACTGCCTGCTCACCATCGTTGTGAACG TGTCTCCGTACCTGAAATCTCTCTCCATGGTGGCTGCTAACAAGCTACTGCATCTCCTGGAGGCTTTTTCCACCACCTGGTTCCTGTTCTCCGCTGTCCAGAATCaccatcttgttttcttcttgctggAAGTTTTCAACAACATAATTCAGTACCAGTTTGATG GGAACTCAAACTTGGTCTACGCTGTTATCCGCAAGCGGAATGTATTTCACCAGCTCGCCAACTTACCCACAGACTCGCAGTCCATCCAGAAAGGTCTGCAGCGCAAGAAGAAAACTCCTGAGCCTATTTCTCGCACTAACTCCCAGGATGGGGTCTCCATGGAAGGGTCACgtcctgctgcccctgctgaACCAGGGACACTAAAGACAAGTTTGGTGGCTACACCAG GCATTGACAAGCTCACGGAGAAGTCACAGGTGTCGGAGGATGGGACCATGCGTTCACTGGAGCCTGAGCCTTCACAGCTTCCACTAGAGGGTACCCCACCCTCAGCTGTCAGTGATGGGGAGCCCTGGAGTGGG GAGGCATCACATCCCCGACGGGATCGAAGGCGTCTCTCTAGTGCATCCTCCAGTGGACAGTGGGCCCCAACTCCTGACTGG GTGATGTCTTGGAAGTCGAAGCTTCCTCTGCAGACAATCATGCGGCTCTTACAGGTGCTGGTCCCTCAGGTGGAGAAGATCTGCATTGACAA GGGTCTCACTGATGAATCGGAGATCCTCAAGTTCTTGCAGCATGGCACACTGGTGGGGCTGCTACCTGTACCTCACCCCATCCTCATTCGCAAGTACCAGGCTAACTCGGGCACTGCCATGTGGTTCCGGACCTACATGTGGGGAGTTATTTACTTGAG GAATGTGGATCCTCCTATCTGGTATGACACAGATGTGAAGCTGTTTGAAATTCAACGGGTCTAA
- the HID1 gene encoding protein HID1 isoform X1, with protein sequence MGSADSKLNFRKAVIQLTTKTQPVEATDDAFWDQFWADTATSVQDVFALVPAAEIRAVREESPSNLATLCYKAVEKLVQGAESGCHTEKERQIVLNCCRLLTRILPYIFEDPDWRGFFWSTVPGAGRGGGDEEDENARPLAESLLLAVADLLFCPDFTVQSHRRSTVDTAEDIHSIDSCEYIWEAGVGFAHSPQPNYIHDLNRTELLKLLLTCFSEAMYLPPSSESSNANPWVQFFCSAENRHALPLFTSLLNVVCAYDPVGYGIPYNHLLFSDYREPLVEEAAQVLIVTLDYDSSTSSSPTVDGTTTGTAMDDVDPPGPDNLFVNYLSRIHREEDFQFILKGVARLLSNPLVQTYLPNSAKKIQFHQELLVLFWKLCDFNKKFLFFVLKSSDVLDILVPILYFLNDARADQSRVGLMHIGVFILLLLSGERNFGVRLNKPYSVRVPMDIPVFTGTHADLLIIVFHKIITSGHQRLQPLFDCLLTIVVNVSPYLKSLSMVAANKLLHLLEAFSTTWFLFSAVQNHHLVFFLLEVFNNIIQYQFDGNSNLVYAVIRKRNVFHQLANLPTDSQSIQKGLQRKKKTPEPISRTNSQDGVSMEGSRPAAPAEPGTLKTSLVATPGIDKLTEKSQVSEDGTMRSLEPEPSQLPLEGTPPSAVSDGEPWSGKLDEDTALKQNRLNDKEASHPRRDRRRLSSASSSGQWAPTPDWVMSWKSKLPLQTIMRLLQVLVPQVEKICIDKGLTDESEILKFLQHGTLVGLLPVPHPILIRKYQANSGTAMWFRTYMWGVIYLRNVDPPIWYDTDVKLFEIQRV encoded by the exons gcTGTGGAGAAGCTggtgcagggagcagagagtGGCTGCCACACAGAGAAGGAGAGGCAAATCGTCTTGAATTGCTGCCGGCTCCTTACCCGTATCCTGCCTTACATCTTCGAGGACCCAGACTGGAGAGGTTTCTTCTGGTCAactgtccctggggctggccGAGGAGGG GGAGATGAAGAGGATGAAAATGCCCGGCCATTGGCCGAGTCGTTGCTCCTTGCTGTCGCAGATCTGCTGTTCTGTCCAGATTTCACTGTGCAGAGCCACCGGAGGAGCACGGTG GACACAGCAGAAGATATCCACTCCATTGACAGCTGTGAGTACATCTGGGAGGCAGGAGTGGGCTTTGCTCATTCTCCACAGCCTAACTACATCCACGACTTGAATAG gACAGAGCTGCTTAAGCTGCTGCTGACCTGTTTCTCTGAGGCCATGTATCTGCCTCCCTCCTCAGAGAGCAGCAACGCCAACCCCTGGGTTCAGTTCTTCTGTTCTGCGGAGAACAG ACATGCACTTCCACTCTTCACCTCGCTCCTGAACGTCGTCTGTGCCTACGACCCGGTGGGTTATGGGATTCCTTACAAtcatctgcttttctctgacTACCGTGAGCCGCTGGTGGAGGAGGCAGCCCAGGTGCTGATTGTCACTTTGGACTATGACAGCTCCACCAGCTCAAGTCCCACTGTGGATGGCACAACCACTGGCACAGCCATGGATGATGTGGAT CCTCCTGGACCAGACAATCTGTTTGTGAATTACCTCTCAAGAATACACCGAGAGGAG GATTTCCAGTTCATCCTGAAAGGAGTGGCTCGCTTGTTATCAAACCCGCTGGTCCAGACCTACCTGCCAAACTCTGCCAAGAAGATCCAGTTCCATCAGGAACTCCTTGTCCTCTTCTGGAAACTCTGTGACTTCAACAAG AAATTCCTCTTCTTTGTGCTGAAGAGCAGTGATGTTCTGGACATCCTTGTCCCAATCTTGTATTTTCTCAATGATGCCAGAGCAGACCAGT cgCGAGTGGGCTTGATGCACATTGGGGTCTTTATCCTCCTGCTTCTCAGTGGGGAGCGTAACTTTGGGGTTCGACTCAACAAGCCGTATTCTGTACGAGTGCCTATGGACATCCCTGTCTTCACGGGGACACATGCAGATCTACTCATCATA GTCTTTCACAAGATCATAACTAGCGGGCACCAGCGGCTGCAGCCTCTCTTTGACTGCCTGCTCACCATCGTTGTGAACG TGTCTCCGTACCTGAAATCTCTCTCCATGGTGGCTGCTAACAAGCTACTGCATCTCCTGGAGGCTTTTTCCACCACCTGGTTCCTGTTCTCCGCTGTCCAGAATCaccatcttgttttcttcttgctggAAGTTTTCAACAACATAATTCAGTACCAGTTTGATG GGAACTCAAACTTGGTCTACGCTGTTATCCGCAAGCGGAATGTATTTCACCAGCTCGCCAACTTACCCACAGACTCGCAGTCCATCCAGAAAGGTCTGCAGCGCAAGAAGAAAACTCCTGAGCCTATTTCTCGCACTAACTCCCAGGATGGGGTCTCCATGGAAGGGTCACgtcctgctgcccctgctgaACCAGGGACACTAAAGACAAGTTTGGTGGCTACACCAG GCATTGACAAGCTCACGGAGAAGTCACAGGTGTCGGAGGATGGGACCATGCGTTCACTGGAGCCTGAGCCTTCACAGCTTCCACTAGAGGGTACCCCACCCTCAGCTGTCAGTGATGGGGAGCCCTGGAGTGGG aagcttGATGAGGACACGGCACTGAAGCAGAACAGGCTGAACGATAAG GAGGCATCACATCCCCGACGGGATCGAAGGCGTCTCTCTAGTGCATCCTCCAGTGGACAGTGGGCCCCAACTCCTGACTGG GTGATGTCTTGGAAGTCGAAGCTTCCTCTGCAGACAATCATGCGGCTCTTACAGGTGCTGGTCCCTCAGGTGGAGAAGATCTGCATTGACAA GGGTCTCACTGATGAATCGGAGATCCTCAAGTTCTTGCAGCATGGCACACTGGTGGGGCTGCTACCTGTACCTCACCCCATCCTCATTCGCAAGTACCAGGCTAACTCGGGCACTGCCATGTGGTTCCGGACCTACATGTGGGGAGTTATTTACTTGAG GAATGTGGATCCTCCTATCTGGTATGACACAGATGTGAAGCTGTTTGAAATTCAACGGGTCTAA